From the Bacteroidia bacterium genome, one window contains:
- a CDS encoding class I fructose-bisphosphate aldolase codes for MIDTIRQMLGSDADALLNHVSTGIPKETLHLPGPDFVDRIWKDSDRSIRVLVNLQRIYGTGRLAGTGYMSILPVDQGIEHSAGASFAPNPIYFDPENIVKLAIEGGCNAVASTLGVLGSVARKYADKIPFLVKVNHNELLTYPNKHDQIMFANIEQAYDMGAAAIGATIYFGSEESSRQIVEIAEAFAYAHELGMATVLWCYLRNSGFTKDKDYHLAADLTGQANHLGVTIQADIIKQKMPENNGGFTAVNFGKTHKLVYDKLTTDHPIDLTRYQVANCYMGRAGLINSGGASAGATDMAEAVRTAVINKRAGGQGLISGRKAFQRPMQEGAALLQAIQDVYLTPEVTIA; via the coding sequence ATGATCGACACCATTCGACAAATGCTGGGTTCCGACGCGGACGCACTTTTGAATCATGTCAGCACCGGAATACCGAAAGAGACGTTGCACCTCCCGGGGCCGGATTTCGTGGATCGCATCTGGAAGGACAGCGACAGAAGCATCCGCGTGCTGGTGAATCTTCAACGAATTTACGGCACAGGGCGACTGGCCGGGACGGGCTATATGTCCATTCTCCCCGTGGATCAGGGCATTGAGCACAGCGCCGGAGCTTCGTTCGCACCGAATCCCATCTATTTTGATCCCGAGAACATCGTTAAACTCGCGATCGAGGGCGGCTGCAACGCGGTGGCCAGCACGCTCGGCGTGCTTGGCTCCGTCGCGCGCAAGTATGCGGACAAAATCCCGTTTCTCGTCAAAGTGAATCACAACGAGCTCCTCACCTACCCGAACAAGCACGATCAGATAATGTTCGCAAACATCGAGCAGGCCTACGACATGGGAGCCGCGGCGATCGGAGCGACGATTTACTTCGGATCCGAAGAATCCAGCAGACAGATCGTTGAAATCGCCGAAGCTTTCGCCTACGCGCATGAACTCGGAATGGCGACGGTCCTGTGGTGCTATCTGCGGAACAGCGGTTTCACAAAAGACAAAGACTACCATCTCGCCGCTGATCTGACCGGTCAGGCCAATCATCTGGGCGTCACCATTCAGGCGGATATCATCAAGCAGAAAATGCCCGAGAACAACGGCGGATTCACTGCGGTGAACTTTGGGAAGACGCACAAACTCGTATACGACAAGCTGACCACCGATCATCCGATTGACCTCACTCGCTATCAGGTTGCCAATTGCTACATGGGTCGGGCCGGCCTGATCAACAGCGGCGGCGCATCCGCGGGAGCAACGGATATGGCGGAGGCCGTCCGTACCGCAGTGATCAACAAACGCGCCGGCGGACAGGGGCTCATTTCCGGACGCAAGGCCTTCCAGCGTCCCATGCAGGAGGGCGCGGCGTTACTGCAGGCCATTCAGGATGTGTACCTGACGCCTGAAGTCACCATCGCGTAA
- a CDS encoding TIGR01777 family oxidoreductase, translating into MLSTFILTGATGLIGRRVYRALRERGNDVVVLSRNPERAKSHFPDAAQVLLWAPGVAGAWSAAIDGCAGVIHLAGEPIAEERWTEEYKKRIHGSRVDGTREIVDAIASAGQKPAVLVSVSGVGYYGDTRDVPVDEDSPAGSDFLAGVCVEWENEAHRAEDFGVRVVTPRLGIVLADDGGALEKLLTPFKMFAGGPVGNGEQWFPWVHIDDVVGLILHAIETQDLHGVVNAVSPGLVRNREFAIALGEALKRPARFTVPGFVIKLALGEFGETLLGGQRVSPRRTLESGYNFKYTDIEKALGTLVSV; encoded by the coding sequence ATGTTATCTACGTTTATCCTGACCGGCGCGACCGGTCTTATCGGCCGTCGCGTGTACCGCGCTTTGCGCGAACGCGGCAACGACGTCGTTGTGCTTTCAAGAAATCCGGAAAGGGCGAAAAGCCACTTCCCCGACGCCGCACAGGTGCTGCTTTGGGCCCCGGGCGTTGCAGGTGCCTGGTCTGCCGCCATTGACGGTTGCGCTGGTGTCATCCATCTCGCGGGTGAACCCATCGCCGAAGAACGCTGGACGGAAGAATACAAAAAACGTATTCACGGCAGCAGGGTGGACGGCACCCGCGAAATCGTGGATGCCATCGCCTCGGCCGGACAGAAACCGGCTGTGCTGGTGTCCGTGTCCGGCGTCGGCTACTACGGCGACACACGGGATGTGCCGGTTGATGAGGACTCGCCGGCGGGCAGCGATTTTCTTGCCGGTGTCTGTGTGGAGTGGGAAAATGAAGCGCACCGTGCGGAAGATTTCGGCGTCCGCGTCGTCACACCGCGGCTTGGTATCGTACTCGCCGACGACGGCGGAGCGCTGGAGAAACTGCTCACCCCGTTCAAGATGTTCGCCGGCGGACCCGTCGGCAACGGTGAACAGTGGTTTCCCTGGGTGCATATCGACGATGTCGTGGGGCTCATTCTCCATGCCATCGAAACGCAGGATCTGCATGGCGTCGTGAATGCCGTTTCTCCGGGTCTTGTGCGCAACAGGGAATTCGCCATCGCATTGGGCGAAGCGCTCAAGCGCCCGGCCCGTTTTACGGTTCCCGGTTTTGTGATCAAATTGGCCCTTGGGGAATTCGGCGAAACACTTCTCGGCGGTCAGCGCGTCTCACCCCGGCGCACTCTGGAAAGCGGCTACAACTTCAAATATACCGACATCGAGAAGGCGCTTGGCACGCTCGTCTCGGTCTGA
- a CDS encoding HDIG domain-containing protein yields the protein MTREKALEILYEHTASESLRRHALAVETAMRACAQRSGGDVEEWGITGLLHDFDYERHPSIEEHPFVGNTILAERGVSDSIRRAIMSHAEHTGVSRESAMEKCLFAVDELCGFLLAVAYVRPEKRIADVEVRSVRKKMKDKAFARAVSREDMLKGAEELGVDFDEHVAFVLEALKANAESLGV from the coding sequence ATTACACGCGAAAAGGCACTGGAAATCCTTTATGAACATACCGCATCCGAGAGTCTGCGACGGCATGCCCTGGCCGTCGAGACCGCCATGCGCGCCTGCGCGCAGCGCTCCGGCGGTGATGTGGAAGAATGGGGTATCACAGGGCTGTTGCACGACTTCGATTACGAACGGCACCCATCGATTGAAGAACACCCGTTTGTCGGAAACACCATACTCGCTGAGCGCGGGGTGTCCGACAGCATTCGCAGGGCAATCATGTCTCATGCGGAGCACACGGGTGTGTCGCGCGAATCGGCGATGGAGAAATGTCTTTTCGCGGTGGACGAGCTTTGCGGTTTCCTGCTCGCTGTGGCCTACGTTCGTCCGGAGAAGAGGATCGCCGACGTGGAAGTGCGTTCAGTGCGGAAGAAAATGAAAGACAAGGCCTTCGCGCGCGCCGTGAGCCGTGAAGACATGCTGAAAGGAGCGGAAGAGCTGGGTGTCGATTTCGACGAACACGTGGCCTTCGTGCTCGAGGCGCTCAAAGCCAATGCGGAGAGCCTCGGCGTGTGA
- a CDS encoding aminotransferase class I/II-fold pyridoxal phosphate-dependent enzyme produces the protein MSDDSMNENYSKETHLIYGKSHSMKWDYDHHVIPPISSSATYRLDSAQRGAQGFIEFANTTDETKRKQPILIYDRLGEPNKDMLEENLAYAEGGECAVTFGCGMAAISAVFGILTKSGDQIIAHRTMYGCTFSLLRNWYPRYNIDVQLINLHDLAALEASITPHTRVVYFETPVNPTLTLIDIAAIAGLVRKINNARPADEHIHIVVDNTFSTPYCQRPLEHGAHFVVHSLTKGIGGFGTDMGGVVVGPEKWLDMLLLYRKDFGGVLSPKAAWPVLVYGLPTLSLRVQKQIETAMRVAEFLEQHPKVRSVSYPGLKSFPQYELARRQMTNYDGEFAPGTLMYFTLDSASAQESRDKGEALINFVADNAYAITLAVSLGHTRTLIEHPGSMTHSAIPAEEQVQRGMDPGGIRLSIGIERSEDIIRDLNAALSAIG, from the coding sequence ATGAGCGACGATTCAATGAATGAAAACTATTCCAAAGAAACGCACCTGATTTACGGAAAATCCCATTCCATGAAATGGGATTACGATCATCACGTCATTCCTCCCATTTCCTCTTCCGCGACCTACCGCCTGGACTCCGCGCAACGCGGCGCCCAGGGCTTCATCGAATTCGCGAACACCACGGATGAGACCAAGCGCAAGCAACCAATCCTGATTTACGATCGTCTGGGCGAGCCGAACAAAGATATGCTGGAAGAGAATCTGGCCTATGCCGAGGGAGGCGAATGTGCCGTGACCTTCGGCTGCGGCATGGCCGCCATCAGCGCCGTGTTCGGCATACTCACCAAATCCGGCGATCAGATCATTGCTCACCGCACCATGTACGGCTGCACGTTTTCCCTGCTGCGCAACTGGTATCCGCGCTACAATATCGACGTGCAACTGATCAATCTCCATGATCTTGCCGCGCTCGAAGCCAGCATTACTCCGCATACCCGCGTCGTGTATTTCGAAACCCCGGTCAATCCCACGCTCACGCTGATTGACATCGCAGCGATCGCCGGACTGGTGCGCAAAATCAACAATGCGCGTCCGGCGGATGAGCATATTCACATCGTCGTGGACAACACCTTCTCCACACCCTACTGCCAACGTCCGCTGGAACACGGCGCCCATTTCGTGGTGCATTCGCTCACCAAGGGCATAGGCGGTTTCGGTACGGACATGGGCGGCGTGGTGGTCGGTCCCGAGAAGTGGCTCGACATGCTGTTGCTCTATCGCAAGGACTTTGGCGGGGTGCTTTCCCCGAAAGCGGCATGGCCGGTGCTTGTGTACGGCCTTCCGACGCTCTCGCTGCGCGTGCAGAAGCAGATCGAAACAGCGATGCGCGTGGCGGAATTTCTCGAGCAGCATCCCAAAGTACGCAGTGTGAGTTATCCGGGATTGAAGAGCTTCCCGCAATACGAGCTCGCGCGCCGACAGATGACGAATTACGACGGCGAATTCGCTCCGGGTACACTGATGTATTTCACCCTCGACAGCGCTTCGGCTCAGGAGAGCCGCGATAAAGGCGAAGCGCTGATCAACTTTGTCGCCGACAACGCCTATGCCATCACCCTCGCGGTGAGTCTGGGACACACGCGTACACTCATCGAGCATCCCGGGAGCATGACCCATTCCGCCATCCCCGCCGAGGAGCAGGTGCAGCGCGGCATGGATCCGGGAGGTATTCGGCTCTCGATAGGTATCGAACGGTCGGAGGATATTATCAGAGACCTCAACGCGGCGCTTTCCGCGATCGGGTAG
- the pgeF gene encoding peptidoglycan editing factor PgeF: MFEYPLTLIRSSLLSQFPNIEFAMSTRQGEAPDAPFGFNLGYELGDADERVTGNIARFAEALGLDAGDLAVMKQVHGDTIRDVAEPGLYDASDALVCTQPRVGITVRVADCAPVILYAPDVQAVAVAHAGWRGTAEHITAKLLAHLIEQKHADPAGIFAYIGPCAGKEHYEVGPEVAALFPATYVDSSGDRPRIDLKGLNAQQLEHAGIPSANIEIDELCTIRDRALFHSWRRDGERSGRMLATIYLKDSIE, translated from the coding sequence ATGTTCGAATACCCCCTTACATTGATTCGCAGTTCGCTGCTTTCCCAATTCCCGAACATCGAATTCGCGATGAGCACGCGGCAGGGCGAGGCGCCGGATGCGCCCTTCGGCTTCAATCTCGGCTACGAGCTCGGTGACGCCGATGAGCGTGTGACAGGCAACATCGCCCGCTTTGCGGAGGCGCTGGGTCTCGACGCCGGAGACCTGGCGGTCATGAAGCAGGTGCACGGCGATACCATCCGCGACGTCGCGGAGCCGGGCCTGTACGACGCTTCCGATGCGCTGGTGTGCACGCAGCCCCGCGTCGGCATTACCGTGCGCGTCGCCGATTGCGCACCGGTGATATTGTATGCACCCGATGTGCAAGCCGTGGCCGTCGCACACGCCGGATGGCGCGGCACAGCGGAGCACATTACCGCGAAGCTTCTTGCGCATCTGATCGAGCAGAAGCATGCCGATCCCGCCGGAATATTCGCGTACATCGGACCCTGCGCCGGCAAGGAGCACTACGAAGTGGGCCCGGAGGTCGCGGCGTTGTTTCCCGCGACGTATGTCGACTCCTCGGGCGACCGGCCGCGCATCGATCTGAAAGGACTCAACGCGCAACAACTTGAGCACGCCGGTATCCCTTCCGCCAATATCGAAATCGACGAACTCTGCACGATTCGGGACCGTGCGCTGTTTCATTCCTGGCGCAGGGATGGAGAGCGTTCCGGCCGTATGCTCGCGACGATTTATCTCAAGGATTCGATCGAATGA
- a CDS encoding lipoate--protein ligase family protein, producing the protein MNLDFEIIDTGAHDGAWNMAFDVQRAEALDRGVAAPMLRVYTWDPWCISLGRHQDIADIDQEAVQAAGYEIVRRPTGGRAILHAEELTYSVVMPSEGRSIMEVYKEISEALTAGLRTLAPDIAIAKSQPDFQKLYREPGSIPCFSSSARYEIEFDNRKVVGSAQRRIGSAVLQHGSILIGGAHLALADFLAVDDEVREQLRQDMQRHTITLNEIAGRELSVGEVAKAVIGGFIESWEMHGTNLAGNQYFSAETGSRGT; encoded by the coding sequence ATGAATTTGGATTTCGAAATCATCGACACCGGAGCGCACGACGGGGCCTGGAATATGGCGTTCGATGTGCAACGCGCTGAGGCGCTGGACCGTGGCGTCGCCGCGCCCATGCTGCGCGTGTACACCTGGGACCCCTGGTGCATCTCGCTCGGACGGCATCAGGATATTGCGGACATCGATCAGGAAGCGGTGCAGGCAGCCGGCTATGAAATCGTCCGTCGGCCCACCGGCGGCCGCGCCATTCTTCATGCCGAGGAGCTCACATACAGCGTGGTCATGCCTTCGGAAGGCCGCAGCATCATGGAAGTGTACAAGGAGATCAGCGAAGCGCTCACCGCGGGTCTGCGTACGCTCGCACCGGATATCGCCATCGCGAAAAGTCAGCCGGATTTTCAGAAATTGTATCGCGAACCCGGGAGTATCCCCTGTTTCTCCAGTTCCGCACGCTACGAGATTGAATTCGATAACAGAAAGGTTGTAGGAAGCGCACAGCGGCGCATAGGCTCCGCGGTGCTGCAACACGGGTCCATCCTTATCGGCGGCGCACATCTCGCGCTTGCGGATTTCCTTGCGGTGGATGACGAGGTGCGCGAACAGCTCCGTCAGGACATGCAGCGCCACACTATCACTCTGAACGAGATCGCCGGCAGAGAACTCTCCGTCGGAGAGGTCGCAAAAGCGGTGATCGGTGGTTTTATCGAATCATGGGAAATGCATGGTACAAATCTTGCGGGGAATCAGTATTTTAGTGCCGAGACAGGTTCGCGAGGCACATGA
- the panB gene encoding 3-methyl-2-oxobutanoate hydroxymethyltransferase yields the protein MSTESQTSTKRVTTRRIQEMRDAGIPIACLTAYDYLMARLLDDAGVDIILVGDSVSNVFQGNNTTLPVTLDEMIYHTKAVSRIVRRAMVVTDLPFMSYQVTTEEAFRSAGRVMKETSAGGVKVEGGRRIAGVVEKMAGEGIPVMGHIGLMPQSILKYGGYLPRGTTEEEANELIDDAIILEQAGAFAVVLEKIPATLGKRITERLSIPTIGIGAGPNCSGQILVTHDMLGLFEDFRPRFVRRYASIADDMENAFRQYIQDVKSGTFPNESESY from the coding sequence ATGAGTACAGAATCCCAAACGTCCACCAAGCGCGTCACGACCAGACGGATACAGGAGATGCGCGATGCGGGCATACCTATTGCCTGCCTGACGGCGTACGATTATCTCATGGCGCGTTTGCTCGACGACGCCGGCGTGGACATTATCCTCGTCGGCGATTCTGTGAGCAATGTGTTTCAGGGAAACAACACAACCCTCCCCGTCACTCTCGATGAAATGATTTATCACACCAAGGCCGTCAGCAGAATCGTGCGACGCGCGATGGTCGTGACCGACCTCCCGTTTATGTCCTATCAGGTGACCACGGAGGAGGCATTTCGCAGTGCGGGACGCGTGATGAAGGAAACAAGCGCGGGCGGGGTCAAGGTCGAAGGAGGACGCAGGATCGCCGGGGTCGTGGAGAAGATGGCCGGGGAGGGTATTCCCGTGATGGGACACATCGGCCTCATGCCCCAGTCCATTCTCAAGTATGGCGGCTATCTGCCCAGAGGCACCACCGAGGAGGAAGCGAACGAACTGATTGATGATGCGATAATTCTCGAGCAGGCGGGCGCCTTCGCCGTCGTTCTCGAAAAAATTCCGGCCACACTGGGCAAGCGGATAACGGAGCGGCTCTCCATCCCGACTATCGGTATCGGTGCCGGTCCGAACTGCAGCGGACAAATCCTCGTCACGCACGACATGCTGGGGCTGTTCGAGGACTTCCGTCCCCGTTTTGTGCGCCGCTACGCATCCATCGCCGACGATATGGAAAACGCTTTCAGGCAGTATATTCAGGACGTCAAGTCCGGCACCTTTCCCAACGAATCGGAGAGTTACTAA
- a CDS encoding cupin domain-containing protein: MDGEQIAAIKQQLRDEGYNIYVYSYPGGMCFPPHEHDHETIHVILNGMMRITLEDTDHIVRAGERFVVPAYVKHTAEVLGEMPVVVLDATMPAKK; the protein is encoded by the coding sequence ATGGACGGTGAGCAAATAGCGGCCATCAAACAGCAACTCCGCGATGAAGGATACAACATTTACGTGTACAGCTATCCCGGCGGTATGTGTTTCCCTCCGCACGAGCACGATCACGAAACGATACACGTGATCCTGAACGGCATGATGCGGATCACCCTCGAAGACACGGATCATATCGTTCGCGCGGGCGAACGTTTTGTGGTTCCGGCCTACGTCAAACATACAGCCGAGGTCCTCGGCGAGATGCCGGTGGTTGTGCTCGATGCGACGATGCCGGCAAAAAAATGA
- a CDS encoding DUF971 domain-containing protein — translation MTPVPKEFKLLDGRDLRITWSDGHSTRISLQLFRDECPCAGCKGETDIFGDLKMPLQLPIAVPGKYELKRLAPVGNYAVAASWGDGHDSGIYSWEYLLELEQRLNPAPGDTPAPSSLA, via the coding sequence ATGACCCCTGTCCCGAAGGAATTCAAACTTCTCGATGGCCGCGACCTGCGCATTACCTGGTCCGATGGCCATAGTACACGCATTTCCCTGCAGCTCTTCCGTGACGAATGTCCCTGTGCCGGCTGCAAGGGTGAAACCGACATTTTCGGCGATCTCAAAATGCCGCTTCAGCTTCCAATTGCGGTACCCGGCAAGTACGAGCTGAAACGCCTGGCTCCGGTAGGCAACTACGCTGTGGCGGCATCCTGGGGTGATGGCCACGACAGCGGCATTTACTCCTGGGAATATCTTCTCGAATTGGAGCAGCGCTTGAATCCCGCTCCCGGTGACACACCCGCCCCCTCGTCTCTCGCCTGA
- a CDS encoding gamma-glutamyl-gamma-aminobutyrate hydrolase family protein (Members of this family of hydrolases with an active site Cys residue belong to MEROPS family C26.) produces MMLRIVCTVLDPSLYSGYGDWLRSLRDAVGVTFVTRREDVAEALADAHGLLLPGGGDPAPALYGRADALPLCNVDQDRDALELEAIEIAIRKEIPILGICRGLQIATVALGGVLIPDLPGAGYDGHHRLDKTDRQHEVHIDPDSMLATLSGEQFAIVNSAHHQGVEQIPPRLRVTARSADGLPEALEWAQPDGKPFLLLVHWHPERLPQGHALKDSIGQAFLDACKERLLKGY; encoded by the coding sequence ATGATGCTGCGTATCGTTTGCACGGTTTTAGACCCCTCCCTGTACAGCGGCTATGGCGACTGGCTGCGGTCACTTCGCGATGCTGTCGGCGTGACTTTCGTCACCAGGAGGGAAGATGTCGCGGAAGCGCTTGCGGACGCCCACGGTCTTCTTCTCCCGGGTGGCGGGGATCCCGCACCCGCTCTCTACGGCAGAGCGGACGCGTTGCCGCTCTGCAACGTGGACCAGGATCGGGACGCACTGGAACTGGAAGCCATCGAAATCGCGATCCGGAAAGAAATCCCGATCCTTGGTATCTGCCGTGGATTACAAATCGCTACGGTGGCATTGGGCGGCGTGCTCATCCCGGATCTTCCGGGCGCAGGATACGACGGGCATCACCGCCTGGACAAAACGGATCGTCAGCATGAAGTGCATATCGATCCCGACAGCATGCTTGCGACTCTCAGTGGTGAACAGTTCGCGATTGTGAACAGCGCGCATCATCAGGGGGTGGAGCAGATTCCGCCGCGACTTCGCGTCACGGCGCGGAGCGCCGACGGCCTGCCGGAAGCACTCGAGTGGGCGCAACCAGACGGGAAACCATTCCTGCTGCTGGTTCACTGGCATCCGGAACGTTTGCCCCAGGGCCATGCGCTCAAGGACAGCATAGGGCAGGCCTTTCTGGATGCGTGCAAAGAACGCCTTCTCAAGGGATACTGA